A genomic window from Aquila chrysaetos chrysaetos chromosome 9, bAquChr1.4, whole genome shotgun sequence includes:
- the P2RX4 gene encoding P2X purinoceptor 4: protein MVSCGAFHSFLFEYDTPRIVLIRSRKVGLINRGVQLAILAYVIGWVFVWEKGYQETDSVVSSVTTKVKGVTLTNTSTLGARIWDVADYVIPPQEENTVFVMTNVILTLNQRQGHCPELPDDKTECKVKKDCVPGYISTHGNGIQTGECVPYNSSVKTCEVFAWCPVEDDYHIPKPAFLQESENFTILVKNNIWYPKFNFSKRNILPTINSTYLKNCIYDSQTDPFCPIFRLGKIVEAAGQNFQEMAVEGGVMALQINWDCNLDRAASHCVPKYSFRRLDNKDSAHTVSPGYNFRFAKYYKDSNDTESRTLVKAYGIRFDIIVFGKAGKFDVIPTMINIGSGLALFGVATVLCDIVVLYCMKKKYYYREKKYKYVEDYELGVSETDGTNS from the exons atggtGTCGTGCGGGGCTTTTCACAGCTTTCTTTTCGAGTACGATACCCCCCGGATCGTGCTGATCCGGAGCCGCAAAGTGGGGCTCATCAACCGCGGGGTGCAGCTCGCCATCCTCGCCTACGTGATCGG CTGGGTCTTTGTGTGGGAGAAGGGCTACCAGGAAACAGACTCTGTGGTCAGTTCTGTGACCACAAAGGTGAAAGGAGTAACGCTGACAAACACATCCACCTTGGGAGCCAGGATCTGGGATGTAGCTGACTATGTTATCCCTCCTCAG GAGGAGAACACTGTGTTTGTCATGACCAATGTGATACTCACGCTGAACCAGCGCCAAGGCCACTGCCCAGAG CTTCCAGATGATAAAACAGAGTGCAAAGTGAAGAAGGACTGTGTTCCAGGATATATCAGCACCCACGGCAATG GCATCCAGACTGGGGAGTGTGTACCATACAACAGCAGCGTTAAGACCTGTGAAGTCTTTGCCTGGTGCCCTGTGGAGGATGACTATCATATACCCAA GCCAGCGTTCCTGCAAGAATCTGAGAACTTCACCATTCTGGTGAAGAACAACATTTGGTACCCCAAGTTCAACTTCAGCAA GCGAAACATCCTCCCCACTATCAACTCCACCTACCTCAAGAACTGCATCTATGACTCCCAGACAGATCCCTTCTGCCCTATCTTTCGTTTAGGGAAAATAGTTGAAGCTGCAGGGCAGAACTTCCAGGAAATGGCTGTGGAG GGTGGAGTCATGGCACTGCAGATCAACTGGGACTGCAACCTTGACAGAGCTGCTTCCCATTGTGTGCCAAAGTACTCCTTCCGGCGCCTCGACAACAAGGACTCTGCCCACACCGTCTCGCCTGGCTACAACTTCAG GTTTGCGAAATACTACAAGGATAGTAATGACACTGAATCACGGACACTTGTCAAAGCTTATGGCATCCGCTTTGATATCATAGTGTTTGGAAAG GCGGGAAAATTTGATGTAATTCCTACCATGATTAACATTGGCTCTGGCTTAGCGCTGTTTGGCGTG GCAACAGTGCTGTGTGACATTGTTGTTCTGTATTGCATGAAGAAGAAATACTACTATCGggagaagaaatacaaatatgtgGAGGATTATGAACTG GGAGTCAGTGAGACAGATGGAACAAACTCCTGA